The following are encoded in a window of Microcaecilia unicolor chromosome 14, aMicUni1.1, whole genome shotgun sequence genomic DNA:
- the LOC115457011 gene encoding homeobox protein siamois-like: MKDLRSWLSNRYHLPIFFVGDASEPDTAAGAQSSSDLAEFRAGGRTRKRSSFSREQIRFLLRSFELNPYPDYLGRACISQLTGIPESRVQVWFQNRRARHLPRTRKSDPDELPQNPQDSFFTARDHEEEEEEELEHEDHLPMSPQFIKVEAPQPADPFLWAGGSSRSGQPLVLGNLQCCAKPDLQFLRSCPSAAGWPMVVHFRSHLSI, encoded by the exons ATGAAAGATCTAAGAAGCTGGCTTTCTAACAGGTACCACCTACCTATCTTCTTTGTAGGGGATGCATCAGAGCCGGACACCGCCGCAGGAGCCCAGAGCAGCTCGGACCTTGCAGAATTTCGAGCTGGTGGTCGAACCAGGAAGAGAAGTAGCTTCTCTCGGGAGCAGATCCGCTTTCTGCTGAGAAGTTTTGAGCTGAACCCCTACCCGGACTACCTGGGGAGAGCCTGCATTTCTCAGCTCACTGGAATCCCCGAATCCAGGGTACAG GTTTGGTTCCAGAACCGCAGAGCCAGACACCTACCAAGAACCAGAAAGTCCGATCCAGATGAGCTCCCCCAGAACCCACAAGATTCATTTTTCACAGCCAGAGaccatgaggaggaggaggaggaggagctggagCATGAGGATCATCTACCAATGTCACCCCAGTTCATCAAAGTGGAGGCCCCGCAGCCTGCGGACCccttcctgtgggctggaggCTCCAGCAGATCAGGGCAGCCCTTGGTTCTGGGAAACCTGCAGTGCTGTGCCAAGCCAGACTTGCAGTTCCTGAGGTCCTGTCCCAGTGCTGCTGGCTGGCCTATGGTGGTCCATTTCAGGTCACATCTGTCTATCTGA